In Planctomycetota bacterium, the DNA window AAGGGCTTGGGCGAGTGGAACGTCCGGGCGTCGCCCTCGCTGAAGCCGTAGCCCTTGCCCTTGACCGTCTTGACGTGCAGCACGCACGGGCGATCCAACTCCTTGACCGACTCCAGGAACTCGATGAGTGTCGGCAGGTGGTGGCCGTCGATCGGGCCGACGGTAAGCAGGCCGAAGTGCTCGAACCAGTCGCCGTGGGGCGTGCCCTGCGCCCCCTCGGCGATCATCGCCTTGGTGGCCTCGCCCATGCGGTGGTAGGCGTCGCGGATGGCGCCGCCGCCCGGCAGCGTCTCGAGGATCTTCTTGGCATCCCGCTTGAGGCCCGTATAGGTGTGGCTGACGCGGACGCGATCGAAGTACTGCGCCATGGCGCCCTGGGGCTTGGCGATCGACATGCCGTTGTCGTTGAGCACGACCAGGAACTGGCGGCCGAGCGTGCCGGCGTTGTTGAGGCCCTCCATCGCCACGCCGTTGACGATCGAGGCGTCGCCGATGATGGTCGCCACGCGGCGTCCGTCGGCGCGGGTCTTGGAGTGGAAGCCCTCACCCCGGAGCGTGTCGCCACGGGCCATGCCGACGGCCGTCGAGATGCCCGTGCCGGCGTGCCCGACGCGGAAGAGGTCGTAGGGCGATTCGTCGGGTTCCGGAAAGCCGGCCATGCCCTCGCGGGTCCGCAGCTTATCGAGCGCGGGCAGCCGCCCGGTGAGCAGCTTGTGGGGGTAGCACTGGTGGCCGACGTCGAACAGCAGGCGGTCCCAGCCGAAATCGAACACCCGGTGCATCGCGATGGTCAGCTCGACCACGCCGAGGTTGGGCGCCAGGTGCCCGCCCGAGCGGGCCACCTGCCGGCAGATGGCGTCGCGGATGTCCTCGGCAAGCCGCTCGAGGTCCTCGATCGACATCGCCCGGAGGTCCTGGGGCCCGGCCAGCGATTCGAGCAGCGTCATGATCCGGCCTCCGGGCTCGGCCCGCGGTGGACGCTCCTGCGCGGCGTCCGCGGTGTGCCACCCTCATTCTTAGCATCGAGGGCCTGAGATTTCAGTTTTTTTTGAAACATTTGTCGCGTTCGCGCCCGCTCGGTGCGGGCCTGCCTGCGGCGATGGGCGGTCTCGGTTGGTCGCTGCATCGATTATCGGGTCCGCTCGGCCATCGCCGCCGCCAGGTCGGCCAGGACCGCGCCACGCGGGCCCAGGGGGGCGAGCTTCTCGATGGCCTCCGCCCGCAGCCGGGCCACTTCTTGCCTGGACCGCTCGGTGCCCAGGACGCCGGGGAAGGTCAGCTTGCCGGCGTCGGCGTCCTTACCCGTCCGCTTGCCGGCTTGTTCGGTGGACTGCTCGACGTCGATCAGGTCGTCGACGATCTGGAACATGAGGCCCAGGTCCTCGGCGTAGGCGGTGATCGCCTCGAGGTGGTCAGCGGGCGCCCCGGCGGTGATCGCCCCCATGCGGCAGGCGGCGCGGAGCAGGGCCCCGGTTTTCCAGGCATGGATGGTGCCCAGCCGGTCGGCGTCGCCGTCGAGGCCGGCTGGGAAGCAGCCGAGGGTGTCCAGCGCCTGGCCGTCGATCATGCGGGCCGATGCCTCGGCCAGCTCGGCCGAGAGCGTGCGGGCGACGCCGGCGTCCCGCACCCGCATCGCGAGCGCCTGGTAGGCCGCATTGAGCATGGCGTCGCCCGCGAGCAGGGCCGCCGCCTCGCCGGCATGCACGTGCAGCGTCGGGCGGCCCCTGCGCAGCTCGTCATCGTCCATGCAGGGCAGGTCGTCATGCACGAGGCTGAAGGCGTGGATCAGCTCGACCGCCGCCGCCGCGGGCAGGGCGTCCTCGGTGCGGCCGCCGCAGGCCTCGGCGGAGAGGATCGCCAGCGCCGGCCGCAGCCGCTTGCCGCCGCCGAGCGCGGCGTACCGCGCCGCGTCGCGCATCATGGGCGCGTGGAAGCACTCGTCGATGATGGCGTCGAGCTCGCCCTCGACGAGCCGCGCGCAGCGGCGGATGTGCTCGACCGCCAACTCGTGCCCAGCCACCCCCACGTCTCCGGCCGATTCCACGCCCGCCATCGCCGTCACGGTACCATGCCCGCGCCATGGAAGCCGCCCTGGACGCCCTGCGACGCAGCTTCGAGATCGGCGGCTGGGTGATGCTGCCGCTGGCGGCCCTTAGCGCCGGGGCCCTGGCCATCGTCGTCGAGCGAGCCCTGTTCTGGGCGCGGCTGACCGGGCCGGCGACGCGGAAGCTCGTCCGCGAGCTGGCGGCCCGTCTCCGCGAGGGCGGCCACGAGCGGGCCATCGACGCGACGGCCGAGCGGGGGGATCCCTACTCGCGACTCGCACGCGACCTGGCGGGCCACGGCCGGCGGGGCGGCGTGGGCGAGGTCGTGGCCCGCGAGGCCATCGAGGCCCAGCGGGGCGCCATCGAGCGCTTCCAGGGCATGCTCTCGATCATCATCACGGCCGCCCCGATGCTGGGCATCCTGGGCACGGTCACCGGCATCATCACCAGCTTCCAGGCGATTGGTGGGCTGGCCGGCGATGGCATGGGGAGCGAGGGCGGCGGCGCGACCGATCCACGGCTCATCGCCGGCGGCATCGCCCAAGCGCTCTACACCACCGCCTTCGGACTGGGCATCGCCATCGCGACGCTCTTCCCCTATGCGCTGTTCAAGGGCCTCGCCGACCGGGCCCTGACGCGGCTGGAGTTGCTGGGCGCGTCGGCGATGGAGGGGTTCGGGCCGCCAAAGTCCAGCTAGCCTCGCGGATGAAGCACGCACTCCTCGCGATGGTCACCGGCATCCTTGCGGTGTTCGCTCCGGCCGTGGCCGCGCAACCCGCGAGCCACGAGATCCGCTTCCAGGGTGACGGCCTGGAGCTGCGAGGCACGCTGCTGCTGCCGGAGATGGCCGGCGGCGACCGGGTGCCGGCGGTGCTGCTGCTGGCGGGCTCGGGCCCGACCGACCGCGACGGCAACCAGCCGCCCATCCTGAACACGAACCTGCTCCGGCAGGTCGCCGAACGGCTCGCGGCGGATGGGATCGCCTCGCTCCGCTACGACAAGCGAGCCTGCCGGGTGTACGCAAGCTCGTTTCCGCCGCTCGACGAAATGGGTCCGTTCTTCGCCATGGACCGCTTCGTCGCGGACGCGCGGGGCGCACTCGCGTGGCTGCGGGAACGACCCGAGATCGACGCCAGCCGTGTGGGCGTGCTCGGGCACAGCGAGGGCGGCGTCGTGGCGCTCCGCGTGGCGACGGAGGAGCCGGATTCGGTCGCCGCGGCCTTCTTGCTAGCGACGCCCGGGCGGCCGATCGCGGTGCTGATGCGCGAGCAGTTCGCCGCCCAGCTCGAGGCGTCGGGCGTGCCCGACGACAGCGCCGGTCGTGCGCTCGCGAAGCTCGACGCCGCCATCGCCGCCGCCGTCGCGGGAGAGCCGTTCCCCGAGAACCTGCCGCCGGCGATGCGGGGCCTGTTCAATGCCTCCACGACGGTGCTGACCAGGGACTACGCCGAGATCGATCCCGCGGCGCTGGCGGCGGAGGTGCGCTGCCCCGTCCTGATCCTGCAGGGCGAACGCGACGTGCAGGTGCTGGCCGAGAAGGACGTGGATGCGCTGGCGACCGCCGTCGAGGCCGCCGGCCACGGCTCGTTCCGGGTCGCGCTGCTGGGCGATGCGAGCCACAACTTCAAGCGCGTCGAATCCGACCGCGATCCGGGCGTCGCCGGCCCGGTGCTGCCCGATGCGCTCGGCGAGATCGCCGAGGCTGCACAGGACTGGCTCGTGCGCGGCAGCGCGGACGGCGAAGAGGCGGGCGGCCGCTAGCCCACCTTTTCCTGCTCCTTCAGCAGCTCGTAGATCGCCTCGGACGAGTCGGCGCCGTAGATCTTGTCGCGGAAGTCGTCCATCGTCATCAGGCGGCTGATGCGGGCGAGCGCCTGGATGTGGTCGCTGGTGCGGTCGGGCGGGCTGGCGAGGAGGACGACGAGCCGCACGGGCTGGCCATCGATGGCCTCGAAGTCGATGGGGTCGGCCGGCTTTC includes these proteins:
- a CDS encoding polyprenyl synthetase family protein, translating into MAGVESAGDVGVAGHELAVEHIRRCARLVEGELDAIIDECFHAPMMRDAARYAALGGGKRLRPALAILSAEACGGRTEDALPAAAAVELIHAFSLVHDDLPCMDDDELRRGRPTLHVHAGEAAALLAGDAMLNAAYQALAMRVRDAGVARTLSAELAEASARMIDGQALDTLGCFPAGLDGDADRLGTIHAWKTGALLRAACRMGAITAGAPADHLEAITAYAEDLGLMFQIVDDLIDVEQSTEQAGKRTGKDADAGKLTFPGVLGTERSRQEVARLRAEAIEKLAPLGPRGAVLADLAAAMAERTR
- a CDS encoding alpha/beta fold hydrolase, whose product is MKHALLAMVTGILAVFAPAVAAQPASHEIRFQGDGLELRGTLLLPEMAGGDRVPAVLLLAGSGPTDRDGNQPPILNTNLLRQVAERLAADGIASLRYDKRACRVYASSFPPLDEMGPFFAMDRFVADARGALAWLRERPEIDASRVGVLGHSEGGVVALRVATEEPDSVAAAFLLATPGRPIAVLMREQFAAQLEASGVPDDSAGRALAKLDAAIAAAVAGEPFPENLPPAMRGLFNASTTVLTRDYAEIDPAALAAEVRCPVLILQGERDVQVLAEKDVDALATAVEAAGHGSFRVALLGDASHNFKRVESDRDPGVAGPVLPDALGEIAEAAQDWLVRGSADGEEAGGR
- a CDS encoding MotA/TolQ/ExbB proton channel family protein translates to MEAALDALRRSFEIGGWVMLPLAALSAGALAIVVERALFWARLTGPATRKLVRELAARLREGGHERAIDATAERGDPYSRLARDLAGHGRRGGVGEVVAREAIEAQRGAIERFQGMLSIIITAAPMLGILGTVTGIITSFQAIGGLAGDGMGSEGGGATDPRLIAGGIAQALYTTAFGLGIAIATLFPYALFKGLADRALTRLELLGASAMEGFGPPKSS